Proteins encoded in a region of the Augochlora pura isolate Apur16 chromosome 4, APUR_v2.2.1, whole genome shotgun sequence genome:
- the Gpp gene encoding DOT1 like histone lysine methyltransferase grappa isoform X2, whose product MELRLHSPAGAEPIVYQWPLTSGSGSDRHDGALDVVETMRWVCEDLPDLKLPLENNILCDYDTRDYESMKNLCDRFNRAIDSLVQLEKGTSLPSQRLNKRPSRGLLRHILQQTYNQAVVEPDKLNQYEPFSPEVYGETSYELVCQMIDQIEITEDDVFVDLGSGVGQVVLQMAAATLCRICVGVERADVPSRYAQSMEVNFRKWLNWYGKRCGEYRLVKGDFLADEHRESITGSTIVFVNNFAFGPTVDHQLKERFADLRDGARIVSSKSFCPLNFRITDRNLSDIGTIMHVSEMSPLKGSVSWTGKPVSYYLHVIDRTKLERYFHRLKNNKQGGDENSDSVINNTASSNNKVTSRGERGDRAKRDLSRQLESPNHSEQQGTNSDSDVDDGTIKSRRQPNKIRRKLNRKTNGIARPPARGRQRGRGVKKSKPKKAINISGLDLLHSQTLLSTSPQALGKKPPPAPGCVDQQLSSLSLSLQSHSTSVHEELSIPPAPSATPYALQILLDLYRDQFMLMLESMRTPQYRVSVNTDIAKERERNSKLQSRAAQLEKQIKVLIDDSVALLKARMTELGINATSPGDLLAKAKEIVLRHKQLQAKASKLQAQVASMESEQSRLTALRHQELQEKYNSLTNANGISNTPQPLTQDYILKEISATLSQRKRLHCQVSKLEHELNVLERASNEKQAAALVQQQREAAGSKHSQSQHHHQQQNGKSGSTRKSREGRSRSQEWPDVPDIGKIQENNPEILAQKILETGRQIEAGRMLNRQNTSTSSNSRTRLPQASLSFSTTSSSSISSSLPQTSNKETANRTQEPPRVANFEDRLKSIITSVLNEDQQNRNKQQQMQLQNQTEPDRKRIALPQNVSTPDYTQVSPAKLALRRHLSQERLSSHLTPSDRPTIDSRQPSHDNRIVAGGNGLLGTRTIGDLVSGEIERTLEISNQSIINAAVDMSAMIRPETVYSPISRPASAEGDAGLSTLAHVASYAPTSSAVSTCTPTATSRSSVLFTPGTQAQRYTPVQLPRADIKPYHESYFTDNPSQNLAQSHPPPPLHSSQTGSNGEVLPVEGLAASLHARILNNHNAKNESMLSTNRRFQPYPRYATSSNSNGSTTTNGIVTAICQSQPSMPVKTEAVVSSISTSGAPLSPLVEPHSNTSTPLVDEPQMTTQRQRNGIGDDDGEADWQDRISSGFDRLVAFASTELDKRRRSTEGVNTSPDSGLGSDSAVTGPPPVIPSPDEALGPPRTPSPTSPRPPNPSNSTSNSASSVPLKYQRQPDPERHHFKKKFFHRDWNNSGGTSLQN is encoded by the exons GACCGACACGATGGCGCACTTGATGTTGTTGAAACAATGCGATGGGTTTGTGAAGATTTGCCGGACTTGAAATTACCACttgagaataatattttgtgtgATTATGATACTAGAGATTATGAGAGCATGAAAAATTTATGTGACAGATTCAATAGAGCTATTGACAGTTTAGTTCAATTG GAAAAGGGCACTAGTTTACCATCTCAAAGGCTAAATAAACGACCTAGTCGAGGTTTACTGCGACATATACTTCAGCAAACTTATAATCAGGCTGTAGTAGAACCTGATAAATTGAATCAGTATGAACCTTTTTCACCGGAAGTTTATGGGGAAACTAGTTATGAACTTGTGTGTCAAATGATCGATCAGATTGAAATAACAGAAGACGATGTATTCGTTGATCTGGGATCTGGAGTTGGCCAAGTAGTTCTTCAAATGGCAGCAGCAACATTGTGCAGAATTTGTGTTGGTGTGGAAAGAGCTGATGTACCATCAAGATATGCACAA AGTATGGAAGTAAACTTTCGTAAATGGTTGAATTGGTACGGAAAAAGATGCGGCGAGTATCGTTTGGTAAAAGGCGATTTTTTAGCTGACGAACATCGTGAAAGCATTACCGGATCAACAATAgtgtttgttaataattttgcgTTTGGTCCAACGGTGGATCACCAACTGAAGGAACGGTTTGCTGACTTGCGGGACGGTGCACGTATAGTATCATCGAAATCATTCTGCCCTCTTAACTTTCGTATAACGGATAGAAATCTCAgtg ATATTGGTACAATAATGCACGTCTCGGAAATGTCACCACTGAAGGGTTCTGTTTCCTGGACTGGTAAACCAGTGTCTTATTATTTACATGTAATCGATCGTACCAAGTTAGAACGTTATTTTCACCGTTTAAAGAATAACAAACAAGGTGGCGATGAAAACTCTGATTCTGTGATAAACAACACTGCCAGCAGTAACAATAAGGTAACAAGTAGAGGCGAGAGAGGTGACAGAGCTAAGCGTGATCTGTCGCGGCAGTTAGAGAGTCCAAATCATTCGGAGCAGCAAGGGACAAATAGCGACTCAGATGTCGATGACGGTACTATTAAAAGTCGTCGGCAgccaaataaaattcgtaggAAATTGAATAGGAAAACAAACGGTATTGCAAGACCTCCTGCTAGAGGTAGGCAGAGAGGCAGAGGTGTAAAGAAGTCCAAGCCCAAGAAGGCAATTAATATCTCCGGCTTGGACCTGCTACACAGTCAAACGCTACTCAGCACGTCCCCACAAGCTCTAGGAAAGAAACCGCCTCCTGCGCCTGGTTGTGTAGATCAACAGCTATCTTCGTTATCACTCTCTTTGCAGTCACATTCCACCTCTGTACACGAAGAACTTAGCATACCACCTGCTCCGTCCGCCACTCCTTATGCTTTACAGATACTTCTGGATTTGTACAG GGACCAATTCATGCTCATGCTAGAATCAATGAGAACTCCGCAGTACAGAGTATCAGTAAATACAGACATCGcaaaagaaagggagagaaattCAAAGTTACAGTCAAGAGCAGCACAACTAGAAAAACagataaaagtattaatcGACGATAGCGTAGCTTTATTGAAAGCAAGAATGACTGAGCTAGGTATAAATGCAACGTCACCCGGAGACTTACTTGCCAAAGCTAAGGAGATAGTTCTTAGACATAAGCAGCTGCAAGCTAAGGCGAGTAAATTGCAAGCACAAGTTGCATCCATGGAAAGTGAGCAATCTAGACTAACGGCGCTTAGACACCAAGAGCTGCAGGAAAAGTACAATAGTTTGACAAATGCTAATGGTATATCAAATACACCTCAACCACTCACGCAGGATTATATATTGAAAGAGATATCAGCGACTCTTTCTCAGCGTAAAAGACTGCACTGCCAG GTATCCAAATTGGAACATGAGCTGAATGTATTAGAAAGAGCAAGTAATGAAAAACAAGCTGCAGCGTTAGTCCAACAGCAAAGGGAAGCAGCGGGTAGTAAGCATTCACAAAGTCAGCACCATCATCAGCAGCAAAATGGCAAAAGTGGGTCGACGAGAAAGAGCAGAGAGGGGCGATCCAGATCACAAGAGTGGCCGGATGTCCCAGACATCGGCAAGATACAAGAGAATAATCCGGAAATATTGGCGCAAAAAATTTTGGAAACGGGCAGACAAATAGAAGCTGGTCGCATGTTAAATAGGCAAAATACTAGTACAAGTAGCAATTCTAGAACCAGACTGCCACAAGCGTCTCTTAGCTTTTCTACGACTTCGTCATCATCTATATCATCTTCGTTACCGCAAACGAGTAATAAAGAAACAGCAAATAGGACCCAAGAGCCGCCCAGGGTCGCGAACTTTGAAGATAGACTAAAGAGTATAATCACAAGTGTCTTGAACGAAGAtcaacaaaatagaaataaacagcaacaaatgCAATTACAAAATCAGACTGAACCTGATAGAAAACGTATCGCGTTACCACAGAATGTTTCAACCCCAGATTATACACAG GTTTCACCTGCAAAGTTAGCACTTCGCCGTCATCTCTCCCAAGAACGCCTTTCATCTCACTTAACACCATCTGATAGGCCAACAATCGACTCCAGGCAACCGAGTCATGACAATCGTATTGTAGCAGGAGGAAATGGATTGCTGGGCACTAGGACAATCGGTGATTTGGTCAGtggagaaatagagaggaCGCTAGAAATTTCCAATCAATCTATAATAAATGCTGCCGTTGACATGAGCGCGATGATAAGACCGGAAACAGTGTATTCCCCCATCAGTAGACCTGCCAGCGCGGAGGGTGATGCTGGTTTATCAACCCTCGCGCATGTAGCAAGCTATGCACCTACTTCTTCTGCAGTGTCAACCTGCACACCAACTGCCACTTCAAGATCATCTGTATTATTCACCCCAGGAACACAGGCCCAGAG ATACACACCGGTTCAATTACCTCGTGCAGATATTAAACCATACCATGAATCATACTTCACTGACAATCCTTCTCAAAATCTTGCACAATCCCATCCTCCGCCACCTTTGCATTCGTCTCAGACTGGATCAAACGGTGAAGTTCTGCCAGTAGAAGGACTGGCAGCATCCTTACACGCTCGCATATTAAACAATCATAAcgccaaaaatgaatcaatgcTTTCTACAAATCGAAG ATTTCAACCATATCCTAGATATGCAACTAGTAGTAACAGTAATGGTAGTACTACTACGAATGGCATTGTAACGGCCATTTGTCAATCACAACCTTCGATGCCGGTGAAAACAGAGGCGGTCGTGTCGTCAATAAGTACAAGCGGAGCACCATTGAGTCCTCTGGTAGAACCACACTCGAATACATCTACACCACTAGTCGACGAACCCCAAATGACCACGCAAAGGCAACGAAACGGTATTGGCGACGATG ACGGAGAAGCGGATTGGCAGGATAGAATCAGTTCTGGGTTTGATAGATTGGTTGCATTCGCCTCTACTGAGCTAGACAAACGAAGAAGATCTACCGAGGGAGTGAACACGAGTCCAGACAGCGGACTAGGTTCTGATAGTGCTGTCACAGGACCTCCACCAGTGATTCCCTCTCCGGATGAAGCGCTAGGGCCTCCTCGCACTCCTTCACCGACCAGCCCTCGACCACCAAATCCTTCCAACAGCACCAGTAACAGTGCATCCTCTGTGCCGCTGAAGTATCAACGTCAACCCGACCCTGAACGGCatcattttaagaaaaaattttttcatagAGATTGGAATAACTCTGGAGGCACCA GTTTGCAGAATTGA
- the Gpp gene encoding DOT1 like histone lysine methyltransferase grappa isoform X1, translated as MELRLHSPAGAEPIVYQWPLTSGSGSDRHDGALDVVETMRWVCEDLPDLKLPLENNILCDYDTRDYESMKNLCDRFNRAIDSLVQLEKGTSLPSQRLNKRPSRGLLRHILQQTYNQAVVEPDKLNQYEPFSPEVYGETSYELVCQMIDQIEITEDDVFVDLGSGVGQVVLQMAAATLCRICVGVERADVPSRYAQSMEVNFRKWLNWYGKRCGEYRLVKGDFLADEHRESITGSTIVFVNNFAFGPTVDHQLKERFADLRDGARIVSSKSFCPLNFRITDRNLSDIGTIMHVSEMSPLKGSVSWTGKPVSYYLHVIDRTKLERYFHRLKNNKQGGDENSDSVINNTASSNNKVTSRGERGDRAKRDLSRQLESPNHSEQQGTNSDSDVDDGTIKSRRQPNKIRRKLNRKTNGIARPPARGRQRGRGVKKSKPKKAINISGLDLLHSQTLLSTSPQALGKKPPPAPGCVDQQLSSLSLSLQSHSTSVHEELSIPPAPSATPYALQILLDLYRDQFMLMLESMRTPQYRVSVNTDIAKERERNSKLQSRAAQLEKQIKVLIDDSVALLKARMTELGINATSPGDLLAKAKEIVLRHKQLQAKASKLQAQVASMESEQSRLTALRHQELQEKYNSLTNANGISNTPQPLTQDYILKEISATLSQRKRLHCQVSKLEHELNVLERASNEKQAAALVQQQREAAGSKHSQSQHHHQQQNGKSGSTRKSREGRSRSQEWPDVPDIGKIQENNPEILAQKILETGRQIEAGRMLNRQNTSTSSNSRTRLPQASLSFSTTSSSSISSSLPQTSNKETANRTQEPPRVANFEDRLKSIITSVLNEDQQNRNKQQQMQLQNQTEPDRKRIALPQNVSTPDYTQVSPAKLALRRHLSQERLSSHLTPSDRPTIDSRQPSHDNRIVAGGNGLLGTRTIGDLVSGEIERTLEISNQSIINAAVDMSAMIRPETVYSPISRPASAEGDAGLSTLAHVASYAPTSSAVSTCTPTATSRSSVLFTPGTQAQRYTPVQLPRADIKPYHESYFTDNPSQNLAQSHPPPPLHSSQTGSNGEVLPVEGLAASLHARILNNHNAKNESMLSTNRRFQPYPRYATSSNSNGSTTTNGIVTAICQSQPSMPVKTEAVVSSISTSGAPLSPLVEPHSNTSTPLVDEPQMTTQRQRNGIGDDDGEADWQDRISSGFDRLVAFASTELDKRRRSTEGVNTSPDSGLGSDSAVTGPPPVIPSPDEALGPPRTPSPTSPRPPNPSNSTSNSASSVPLKYQRQPDPERHHFKKKFFHRDWNNSGGTSKFRPKGKDWDWNHSGQWPSNDEQS; from the exons GACCGACACGATGGCGCACTTGATGTTGTTGAAACAATGCGATGGGTTTGTGAAGATTTGCCGGACTTGAAATTACCACttgagaataatattttgtgtgATTATGATACTAGAGATTATGAGAGCATGAAAAATTTATGTGACAGATTCAATAGAGCTATTGACAGTTTAGTTCAATTG GAAAAGGGCACTAGTTTACCATCTCAAAGGCTAAATAAACGACCTAGTCGAGGTTTACTGCGACATATACTTCAGCAAACTTATAATCAGGCTGTAGTAGAACCTGATAAATTGAATCAGTATGAACCTTTTTCACCGGAAGTTTATGGGGAAACTAGTTATGAACTTGTGTGTCAAATGATCGATCAGATTGAAATAACAGAAGACGATGTATTCGTTGATCTGGGATCTGGAGTTGGCCAAGTAGTTCTTCAAATGGCAGCAGCAACATTGTGCAGAATTTGTGTTGGTGTGGAAAGAGCTGATGTACCATCAAGATATGCACAA AGTATGGAAGTAAACTTTCGTAAATGGTTGAATTGGTACGGAAAAAGATGCGGCGAGTATCGTTTGGTAAAAGGCGATTTTTTAGCTGACGAACATCGTGAAAGCATTACCGGATCAACAATAgtgtttgttaataattttgcgTTTGGTCCAACGGTGGATCACCAACTGAAGGAACGGTTTGCTGACTTGCGGGACGGTGCACGTATAGTATCATCGAAATCATTCTGCCCTCTTAACTTTCGTATAACGGATAGAAATCTCAgtg ATATTGGTACAATAATGCACGTCTCGGAAATGTCACCACTGAAGGGTTCTGTTTCCTGGACTGGTAAACCAGTGTCTTATTATTTACATGTAATCGATCGTACCAAGTTAGAACGTTATTTTCACCGTTTAAAGAATAACAAACAAGGTGGCGATGAAAACTCTGATTCTGTGATAAACAACACTGCCAGCAGTAACAATAAGGTAACAAGTAGAGGCGAGAGAGGTGACAGAGCTAAGCGTGATCTGTCGCGGCAGTTAGAGAGTCCAAATCATTCGGAGCAGCAAGGGACAAATAGCGACTCAGATGTCGATGACGGTACTATTAAAAGTCGTCGGCAgccaaataaaattcgtaggAAATTGAATAGGAAAACAAACGGTATTGCAAGACCTCCTGCTAGAGGTAGGCAGAGAGGCAGAGGTGTAAAGAAGTCCAAGCCCAAGAAGGCAATTAATATCTCCGGCTTGGACCTGCTACACAGTCAAACGCTACTCAGCACGTCCCCACAAGCTCTAGGAAAGAAACCGCCTCCTGCGCCTGGTTGTGTAGATCAACAGCTATCTTCGTTATCACTCTCTTTGCAGTCACATTCCACCTCTGTACACGAAGAACTTAGCATACCACCTGCTCCGTCCGCCACTCCTTATGCTTTACAGATACTTCTGGATTTGTACAG GGACCAATTCATGCTCATGCTAGAATCAATGAGAACTCCGCAGTACAGAGTATCAGTAAATACAGACATCGcaaaagaaagggagagaaattCAAAGTTACAGTCAAGAGCAGCACAACTAGAAAAACagataaaagtattaatcGACGATAGCGTAGCTTTATTGAAAGCAAGAATGACTGAGCTAGGTATAAATGCAACGTCACCCGGAGACTTACTTGCCAAAGCTAAGGAGATAGTTCTTAGACATAAGCAGCTGCAAGCTAAGGCGAGTAAATTGCAAGCACAAGTTGCATCCATGGAAAGTGAGCAATCTAGACTAACGGCGCTTAGACACCAAGAGCTGCAGGAAAAGTACAATAGTTTGACAAATGCTAATGGTATATCAAATACACCTCAACCACTCACGCAGGATTATATATTGAAAGAGATATCAGCGACTCTTTCTCAGCGTAAAAGACTGCACTGCCAG GTATCCAAATTGGAACATGAGCTGAATGTATTAGAAAGAGCAAGTAATGAAAAACAAGCTGCAGCGTTAGTCCAACAGCAAAGGGAAGCAGCGGGTAGTAAGCATTCACAAAGTCAGCACCATCATCAGCAGCAAAATGGCAAAAGTGGGTCGACGAGAAAGAGCAGAGAGGGGCGATCCAGATCACAAGAGTGGCCGGATGTCCCAGACATCGGCAAGATACAAGAGAATAATCCGGAAATATTGGCGCAAAAAATTTTGGAAACGGGCAGACAAATAGAAGCTGGTCGCATGTTAAATAGGCAAAATACTAGTACAAGTAGCAATTCTAGAACCAGACTGCCACAAGCGTCTCTTAGCTTTTCTACGACTTCGTCATCATCTATATCATCTTCGTTACCGCAAACGAGTAATAAAGAAACAGCAAATAGGACCCAAGAGCCGCCCAGGGTCGCGAACTTTGAAGATAGACTAAAGAGTATAATCACAAGTGTCTTGAACGAAGAtcaacaaaatagaaataaacagcaacaaatgCAATTACAAAATCAGACTGAACCTGATAGAAAACGTATCGCGTTACCACAGAATGTTTCAACCCCAGATTATACACAG GTTTCACCTGCAAAGTTAGCACTTCGCCGTCATCTCTCCCAAGAACGCCTTTCATCTCACTTAACACCATCTGATAGGCCAACAATCGACTCCAGGCAACCGAGTCATGACAATCGTATTGTAGCAGGAGGAAATGGATTGCTGGGCACTAGGACAATCGGTGATTTGGTCAGtggagaaatagagaggaCGCTAGAAATTTCCAATCAATCTATAATAAATGCTGCCGTTGACATGAGCGCGATGATAAGACCGGAAACAGTGTATTCCCCCATCAGTAGACCTGCCAGCGCGGAGGGTGATGCTGGTTTATCAACCCTCGCGCATGTAGCAAGCTATGCACCTACTTCTTCTGCAGTGTCAACCTGCACACCAACTGCCACTTCAAGATCATCTGTATTATTCACCCCAGGAACACAGGCCCAGAG ATACACACCGGTTCAATTACCTCGTGCAGATATTAAACCATACCATGAATCATACTTCACTGACAATCCTTCTCAAAATCTTGCACAATCCCATCCTCCGCCACCTTTGCATTCGTCTCAGACTGGATCAAACGGTGAAGTTCTGCCAGTAGAAGGACTGGCAGCATCCTTACACGCTCGCATATTAAACAATCATAAcgccaaaaatgaatcaatgcTTTCTACAAATCGAAG ATTTCAACCATATCCTAGATATGCAACTAGTAGTAACAGTAATGGTAGTACTACTACGAATGGCATTGTAACGGCCATTTGTCAATCACAACCTTCGATGCCGGTGAAAACAGAGGCGGTCGTGTCGTCAATAAGTACAAGCGGAGCACCATTGAGTCCTCTGGTAGAACCACACTCGAATACATCTACACCACTAGTCGACGAACCCCAAATGACCACGCAAAGGCAACGAAACGGTATTGGCGACGATG ACGGAGAAGCGGATTGGCAGGATAGAATCAGTTCTGGGTTTGATAGATTGGTTGCATTCGCCTCTACTGAGCTAGACAAACGAAGAAGATCTACCGAGGGAGTGAACACGAGTCCAGACAGCGGACTAGGTTCTGATAGTGCTGTCACAGGACCTCCACCAGTGATTCCCTCTCCGGATGAAGCGCTAGGGCCTCCTCGCACTCCTTCACCGACCAGCCCTCGACCACCAAATCCTTCCAACAGCACCAGTAACAGTGCATCCTCTGTGCCGCTGAAGTATCAACGTCAACCCGACCCTGAACGGCatcattttaagaaaaaattttttcatagAGATTGGAATAACTCTGGAGGCACCAGTAAGTTTCGTCCTAAAGGCAAGGATTGGGATTGGAATCATTCAGGACAGTGGCCTTCGAATGACGAACAATCTTAA
- the Stl gene encoding ADAMTS metallopeptidase stall — translation MAFALKTILLASLGAAARWDTADTEIVLLPLWNTEDSAEVPLSFKAFDRSINLRLRRNDKIMAPNFRVWKHNEDDELEELQDLREPSSCHYLHRNDYSSAAISLCKARGMHGLIFLGNDTFEITPLQTEDISFFNDHRIKQRSESLGEPHIVKRAQTPSIFFEDELMHNKRNAFINNILDEEELQKIRNNNLEETLTLELAVFFDEPGYNLFSPFFDRNDEDIRDMMLAYINGVQAVYHHPSLGILIDISLVRLEIMQKQPQDLPHFNGERGNLLDSFCNYAMKKNQKDEYHPDHWDMGLYVSGLDFYALEAGQKNSATMGLAAVGGVCIDQYSCVIAELGVTNQYGKPFPSAGFTSVYIAAHEIGHNLGMHHDSTGNACPKDGYIMSPSRGTHGETVWSQCSREVAEKLTYTKPCLKDRPYNRPNNRLDHARFFDLPGRVWTAKKQCEVLLRDKDATVATLYNACEALQCKTPHRSGYYIAGPALDGTYCAPGKECRGGECKNALQISSGENPYGPELPQARPVGWSEWIPGACSSGCLLKSSGARSRRRFCNSPTSENAEADCQGPRYDVVLCRDDKLCSKKKRRSSVDFATLRCAEFSESLPELDGKGGGLQAPHEPERPWMACAIFCRRKDIASYYTPRVELNDLGLDPYYPDGTWCHAEQGQNYFCRQHHCLPENFRFGKTALKGRLWDDAQFGPQNAHKDGLHLTDQVIKYFSLGPDGRPLLTSLSRGIGFPPDEDEWIDKDYVELANSPLEADFNLQYLKK, via the exons ATGGCCTTCGcgttaaaaacaatattgctGGCTTCTCTGGGTGCAGCAGCCAGGTGGGACACCGCGGACACGGAAATCGTTCTGCTACCATTATGGAACACGGAAGACAGTGCGGAG gtACCGCTAAGTTTTAAGGCTTTCGATCGATCCATTAACTTGAGACTACGTAGAAACGATAAAATCATGGCACCAAATTTCCGTGTTTGGAAGCACAACGAAGATGACGAGTTAGAAGAGTTGCAGGATCTGAGAGAACCATCTTCTTGTCATTATTTGCACAGAAACGATTACAGTTCAGCAGCCATTAGTCTCTGCAAGGCGCGCGGCATG CATGGTCTGATTTTCCTGGGTAACGACACCTTTGAAATAACACCCTTGCAAACCGAGGATATTTCCTTCTTCAATGATCATCGTATCAAACAACGTTCGGAGTCACTCGGAGAACCGCACATCGTTAAAAGGGCCCAAACTCCGTCCATCTTCTTTGAAGATGAACTAATGCATAACAAGCGCAATGCTTTCATTAACAATATCCTCGACGAAGAAGAACTGCAGAAGATCAGAAACAACAACCTTGAAGAAACTTTAACTTTGGAACTGGCAGTCTTTTTCGATGAACCTGGCTACAACCTTTTCTCACCTTTTTTCGACAGGAACGACGAGGACATCCGGGATATGATGTTGGCTTACATAAACGGTGTTCAAGCAGTTTACCATCACCCCAGTTTAGGTATCTTAATCGATATCTCCCTCGTGAGGCTGGAGATTATGCAGAAACAGCCTCAAGATTTGCCCCATTTCAACGGCGAGAGGGGTAACTTGCTAGATTCTTTCTGCAACTACGCCATGAAGAAGAACCAGAAGGACGAATACCATCCTGATCACTGGGACATGGGGCTCTATGTCTCTGGATTGGATTTCTATGCTCTAGAGGCGGGACAAAAGAACAGCGCTACCATGGGTCTTGCAGCGGTTGGCGGAGTATGCATCGATCAGTATTCCTGCGTTATAGCTGAATTGGGTGTCACCAATCAGTATGGCAAGCCCTTTCCGTCCGCGGGATTTACATCTGTCTACATTGCCGCGCATGAGATTGGTCACAA CCTAGGAATGCATCACGATTCGACAGGGAACGCGTGCCCCAAGGACGGCTATATAATGTCGCCGAGCAGGGGCACCCACGGCGAGACAGTCTGGTCACAATGCAGCCGGGAGGTGGCCGAGAAGTTGACGTACACGAAGCCTTGCCTGAAAGATAGACCTTACAACCGGCCAAATAATCGGTTAGACCATGCGAGGTTCTTCGATCTGCCCGGAAGAGTGTGGACGGCAAAGAAGCAGTGCGAAGTGCTGTTGCGGGACAAGGATGCCACGGTAGCAACTTTATACAACGCTTGCGAGGCGTTACAGTGCAAGACGCCTCATAGAAGCGGTTACTACATTGCTGGGCCAGCTCTGGATGGGACTTATTGTGCACCTGGAAAAGAATGCCGGGGCGGAGAATGTAAGAATGCGTTACAGATCTCTTCAGGAGAAAATCCCTACGGTCCCGAACTGCCACAAGCGAGGCCCGTAGGATGGAGCGAATGGATCCCAGGAGCCTGCAGCAGCGGCTGTCTACTGAAGTCGAGTGGTGCCAGGAGTAGGCGCCGTTTCTGCAACAGCCCAACGTCAGAGAACGCGGAAGCAGACTGTCAGGGGCCGCGATACGACGTCGTCCTCTGCAGGGACGACAAGCTCTGTAGCAAGAAGAAGCGTAGGAGTAGTGTGGACTTCGCGACGCTTAGGTGCGCAGAGTTCAGCGAAAGCCTGCCAGAATTGGACGGCAAGGGTGGCGGGCTGCAGGCACCGCACGAGCCCGAAAGGCCATGGATGGCTTGCGCTATATTCTGTCGGCGAAAAGACATAGCATCTTATTACACGCCGCGTGTCGAATTAAACGACCTTGGCCTTGACCCATACTACCCGGATGGTACATGGTGCCATGCCGAGCAgggacaaaattatttttgtcggCAGCATCATTGTTTGCCGGAAAACTTTCGTTTTGGAAAGACGGCGCTGAAGGGCCGTCTGTGGGACGATGCTCAGTTCGGGCCCCAGAACGCTCATAAAGACGGGCTGCATCTCACCGACCAAGTGATCAAGTATTTCAGCCTGGGGCCGGACGGCCGGCCACTCTTGACCTCTTTGTCTCGCGGTATTGGATTTCCACCCGACGAGGACGAATGGATCGATAAAGACTACGTCGAGTTGGCGAATTCGCCGCTGGAGGCTGACTTCAATCTGCAATACTTGAAGAAATAG